AGGTTGATGCGGTCGGTCTCCGACAGCGTCTCGTCCAGCGTGTGCTGTCCGACGACCTTGCGCAGCGTGGTCTGCGCGATCTGGTTGATCGCGGCATGCACGTTCTCGATCGCGATGACCGATTTCACGGCGTCCACGACACGGAAGTACGCCACCGCCGACACATCGACGCTGACGTTGTCCCGGGTGATGATCCCCTGCGACTGGATGGGCATCGTGACGATCCGCAGCGAGACCCGGTGCAGGACATCGACGAACGGAACGATGAATCGCAGGCCGGGGGAGCGGGGACCCACCAGCCGGCCGAACCGGAACAGCACCCCCTTCTCGAACTGCTTGACGACCTTGATGGCCATGGCGAACGCCACGACGACCAGCAGGGCCACCACGACGATCAGGAAAATGAGCACGCCCATGTGCTGCTCCTCAGCTAGGGCACGAGGCCTCCGGCCCTGCGCACTCCAGCCGGAGCACGACGGGCACAGGAGCCGGACTGAACCCCTGTACCAAAGCGGACAGTGGAGACCCGCAGTGGCGGGCCCGGCCGGGCTCCGCAGTTCGTACCGTCCCCCGAGCATGGCCCGCTGCGCGCGGCGCGGGCAGGGGCCGATCGGGCCGTGAAGCCAGGGCCGGATGGCCCGGTCACGGCTTGGGCGCGGGTGCATAGCGTGAAGTCGGCTCCCCGTTCACAACCGATCGGCAGGAGAACAACGACATGGCTCAGCACAACGATTCGAAGCCCCGGCCCGTCGTCGTGGGCGTGGACGGCTCGACCTGCTCACAACAAGCGCTGCGGTGGGGCCTGGCCCAGGCCGGACTGACCGGCAGCACCATTGAAGCCGTTGCCGCGTGGCAGTACCCCGAGGTGTACGGATACACCTACGGGTGGGTGCCGTCGATGCCCGAGGGCGGTGTCTTCGCCAAAGCCGCCGAGCGGGCCCTGCAGGAAACCGTGGCCAACGTACGGGACCAGCTCGACCGACCCGCCGCAGTGACCCTCCGCGTGGCAGAGGGCCACCCCGTGAAAGTGCTGATGGACGCGGCCCGCAACGCGCAGGTCCTGGTCCTGGGCAGCCGTGGCCACGGCACCTTCACCGGCATCATGCTCGGCTCGGTCAGCCAGCACTGCGTGCAGCACGCACCCTGCCCTGTCGTCGTCATCCCCTCCACCGCGAGCGGCACGGTGTAGCGCCGATCTGTTGCTGACCGGGGGTCGGCATGGTGATGGCGTCCTGCTCGCCGCGGCCGGTATACGGCGCAACCCGGAGGCGGCCGGCCACTGAGGGACGCGACGAGCATTCCAGTGGGTCCCGCGATGCGAACAGGCATCGCGGGACCCGTGTCTCGTGCGTCGGGCGAGGCCCGTACGACTCCCTCAGTTCACGGCCGTTCCCGGGAGCGGCGCCGGCCGGAGGGCAGGGCGGTCGGGGCGGCGCCGGTGATCACGGTGTTGGAGACCGTGCCGATGCCTTCGACGGTGAGGGTGACGGTGTCGCCCGGCTTCAGCGGCGGTGGGGTCTGCTCGCCGCGAAGGCCCCACAGTTCGGCGAGGCAGCCGCCGTTGCCGCAGGTGCCGGAGCCCAGGACATCGCCGGGGACGACGCGTGTGCCGCGCGAGGCGTAGGCGGCCATCTCCTCGAAGGTCCAGCTCATGTTGGAGAGAAGGTCTTTGCCGATCGTTTCACCGTTGACCTCGGCGGTCAGCGCCAGGCGCAGGAAACCGTCGGTGTCGCGGTACCGCTCCAGTTCGTCCGCGGTGACGAGGTAGGGGCCGAGGGTGGTGGCGGTGTCCTTGCCCTTGCAGGGGCCGAGGCCGACCTTCATCTCGGCGGACTGGAGGTCCCGGGCGGACCAGTCGTTGAAGACGGTGTAGCCGATGATGTGGTCGCGGGCCTGCTCGGGCGTGAGGTCGCTGCCCTCGCGGCCGATGACAGCGGCGACTTCGAGTTCGTAGTCGAGGGCGGTCGAGCCCGGGGGCATGGGGATGTCGTCGTGCGCGCCGAATAGGGCGTGCGGGTTGGTGAAGTAGAAGGTGGGCGCGGCGTACCACTGCTCGGGCACTCCTGCGACGCCGTCCACGGCCTTGCGTACGCCTTCGACGTGTTCCTCGAAGGTGACGAAGTCCCGTACGGAGGACGGCTGGAGCGGGGGCAGCAGCCGGACCTGGGAGACGTGCGGTCCCGGTGGTACGTCGAGCGCGGATGCCCCGGCATCCAGGAGGGCGGGCAGACCGCCGCAGGTGTGGATCAGCTCGGTGAGAGATGTGGTGCCGGGCAGCGGGTAGAGGGTGCCGTCCGCCTCGACGACGGCGACGCGGGTGCGGTGCTGGTGTGCGTAGGTGGCGAAT
The sequence above is drawn from the Streptomyces sp. NBC_01465 genome and encodes:
- a CDS encoding universal stress protein, with amino-acid sequence MAQHNDSKPRPVVVGVDGSTCSQQALRWGLAQAGLTGSTIEAVAAWQYPEVYGYTYGWVPSMPEGGVFAKAAERALQETVANVRDQLDRPAAVTLRVAEGHPVKVLMDAARNAQVLVLGSRGHGTFTGIMLGSVSQHCVQHAPCPVVVIPSTASGTV
- a CDS encoding fumarylacetoacetate hydrolase family protein; protein product: MRFATYAHQHRTRVAVVEADGTLYPLPGTTSLTELIHTCGGLPALLDAGASALDVPPGPHVSQVRLLPPLQPSSVRDFVTFEEHVEGVRKAVDGVAGVPEQWYAAPTFYFTNPHALFGAHDDIPMPPGSTALDYELEVAAVIGREGSDLTPEQARDHIIGYTVFNDWSARDLQSAEMKVGLGPCKGKDTATTLGPYLVTADELERYRDTDGFLRLALTAEVNGETIGKDLLSNMSWTFEEMAAYASRGTRVVPGDVLGSGTCGNGGCLAELWGLRGEQTPPPLKPGDTVTLTVEGIGTVSNTVITGAAPTALPSGRRRSRERP